AGATATTGATGGAGCCGGCCCGCAGGTAGAAGGTTTGATCGGCAAAGCGCAGGTGCTTGAAGGTGTCCAGTATCGGCCGGATGCTCTCCACCGGGACCATGGCGTCCTTGGGGTAGGGGTAATGCGGGTAGGCCAGGCAGATGTCCGGGTCCATCAGCTCTTCGTGGCTGAGGATGTGGAACCGGTAGGGGTCTTCCAGGCTCCACACCGTGGCGCGGCTGCTGGAGAAATGCAGCTTGCCGTGGAAGATGCCGTTTTGCGCCATCAGTTCCGCCAGCACCGGGATGACCAGGTCGATCTGCCCATCCAGGGCGCTGTCGATGCGGCACTGCTTGAACACCTGGCCGCGAATGGCCGGATCGCCCTTGATCTGCCGCCACTGACCGGGCTGCTCGTAATGCTCGCGGGTGAGGGGCAGATCACGCAGGTCAAAGTCGGCCCCCAGATAGCCCAGCAGCTGGCCATCGCGCTGGATCTTCTGCACCGCGGTCACCGAGGGACGGTTGGCGCGCAGGCTCAGATAGGCCTCGGACAGGGTCATGTCGC
This is a stretch of genomic DNA from gamma proteobacterium SS-5. It encodes these proteins:
- a CDS encoding PDC sensor domain-containing protein, with the translated sequence MTPTPAENSQLKALIARQRASLYNLLLDPMQRAARRCAKVLDDKQALDETLQHQLQRLPYATFMYVMDASCRQLSDNASHAGLVGKDFNRDRSDRPYMQQLDPERDMTLSEAYLSLRANRPSVTAVQKIQRDGQLLGYLGADFDLRDLPLTREHYEQPGQWRQIKGDPAIRGQVFKQCRIDSALDGQIDLVIPVLAELMAQNGIFHGKLHFSSSRATVWSLEDPYRFHILSHEELMDPDICLAYPHYPYPKDAMVPVESIRPILDTFKHLRFADQTFYLRAGSINIFNGIVGLNFSCDGSHYIPYDQFLARDSAFWEGM